The genomic interval CTGGGTTTTGAGGATGTTTATTTTCTCATCAAGGGCGTCACGGCGGATGCGGGCGAACTGGATTTCGCTCATTTCTTCCGGGCTGGTCGTTTTCTCAGAAAATTCATCAGTATCATCATTGCTTTCTGCAATCAGGCGGTTCAGCTTGGCCTGCAGCCTTTTCATTTTGATCAGCGATTTGTTGCGCTTTTCAGTGATGTTGGTGTTGGCGATGGCTACAATTTCCTGTCCCTTGCGGACGGTATCGCCTTCCTCAACGAAAACTTTCTCAACAACCCCGCCTTCAAAGTGGCCGACGATTTTATCAGTGAGGTTTGTTTCAACAACCCCCTGTGCGCGAACGGTCTTTTCTATCTTGCTGGAGTGGGCCCAGATTAAAAATACTGCCATGAAAGCAAGAATGAGCAGCAGCACAATGAAGTTGCCGAGACTTTTTTCCAAGGACCAGAGCAGGTTGCTTTTCCAGTTTTTGCCCATGACTACCCCTGTTTTGCCGGAGCCGGGCCGGAAAGTTTGCGGATGATCTCGTCACGCGGTCCGTCTGCGACTATGCGTCCCTGATCTACAACTAAAATGCGGTCCACCACCTCAAGTATCTGCGGGCGGTGGGTGACCACGAAAATGGATTTATCGGCCATGGTGCTCTTGATCTGGTTGATGAGCATTCTTTCCTGAGTGGAGTCCATGGAGCTGGTCGGTTCATCCAATAGCAGCAGAGGAGGGTTGCTTATCAAAGCACGGGCCACGGCAATTGCCTGCCGTTGTCCTCTGGAGAGGTTTTTGCCGCCTTCGAGGATGGGCATTTTCAGTCCCAGCGGGTGTTTGGAAACGAATTTATTGATGCCTGAAATCGTCAGGGCCTGCTGCAGTGATTTCTGGGTGGCAGTACGTGAACCCATGAGCAGGTTAAGCTCAAGGGTCCCGTGGAAAAGAACCGGGGATTGCGGAACCACGCCCACAAATTCGCGGACTTTTTCGATATTCAGATGAGCCATGTTGTGGCCGTCCAGCATGATCAGGCCTTCACCGGGTTCGGCCAGTCCGGCCAGCAGTTTGAGCAGGGTGGATTTACCGCTGCCCATGGGACCGATGATGCCGACTTTTTCGCCTGCTCTGGTTTCGAAAGATACGTTTTCAAGGGCGTATGGTGATTCCGGCTGGTAGCGGAAGGAAACACTATCGAAGCGGACCCCGCCGCCCAGTTGCTGTATTTTGAACTGGCGGGTTTCGTTACTTTCTTTTTCCAGCATCAGGATTTTGCACAGGTCCTTGTAGGAGCGGCGTGCGAAAAGATAGGAGGTGATCAGGTTGGACATGCTGGCTGAAACAGCAATACAGCGTCCGGAAAGGACCATGGTCGCCAACAGTCCGCCGCTGCTCATGTCACCGTTTTTAATCAGGAAAAACGCTACGATAAGCAGCCCGGCTGAATTGAGCTGCCCCAGAAAACCCGTGGTCATGGAGCAGCGGGACTGGGCAATGCGGTATTTTGAGGCCATTTCACCGGATTTTTCAATCTCTGATGCCCAGCGGGAAACAAACAGTCTTGCGGCATTGGTGATTTTTATGGATTCAACGCCGTTAAAAATTTCATTTAAAAACGAAGTCTTACGTGATTGCAGCTTACTTTGGGCTGATACGTTGGTATCAATGAAAAATCCGTAGACAATGGCCACAATGAGTACAAGAAATGATGTGACCGCCGGGACCATAAAGAGCATCCCGCTGTTCAGATAGATGATGAACAGGAAGAAAAATAAAAAGAAAAAGTCAATGGAACCGACCACCAGTTGGGTGGTGAACAGGGATTTGATACGCGAGAATTCCTGTACAGCATGGGCCAGATGTCCGGCAGAAATAGGCAGCTTGGCGTAGGTTGTATCCAGAAACAGCGAAAGCAGTTGCGGTTCAGCGTCCTGTTCCACACGCAGGGCGGCTTTTTCCACAAGGGAGGTGCGTACGTTTTTTAGGATGTAGTCAAAGGCCAGTACTATGATAGCCCCGGTGACCAGCACCCGCAGCGAGTTTTCCGCAAGGTTGGGCAGGATGCGGTCATAAAAAATACCCATCAGCAGGGGAATGACCAGAGTAAAGCAGTGAATGAGCACTGTGGCCAGAATAACCTGTGAATACATGGGCCACATCTTGCCGATCTGGCCCATAAACCACATGGAGCTTAAGAAAGGAACCCTGTCGGTTTCAAAGATAGGTTTAAGAGAGCAGGACCAGTCTTTGAATTCGGAAAAATCGGACTTTTTGTTGCGGATGATTTCCTGATTCCCGTTCCAGAGGGTCAGCCGTCTGCCGACTTTTTCTTCCAGAATGGCGAAACTTCCGTCAGTGTATTGTACTACGAGCGGAAGCATATCATCTTCAATGCGGAGCGGAAGCGGTTTAAGTGCCAGCTCCATACCCATGTTATCCGCCTGCAGACGCAGGTATTCATTAATGGGGGATGAACTACCCAGTTGCAGCGAGCTTCCGGTTACAACGATTCCGTACTTATCGGCTATTTTTTTTAGGCAGGAGGTTATGGAAGCTCCTTTTTCTCCCTCATCAGGAGTGAAAAGGCCGATAT from Desulfovibrio sp. JC010 carries:
- a CDS encoding ATP-binding cassette domain-containing protein, whose translation is MDTNKKAPAAPAENQDSAKTDTIDTRGARNSKKNGSEKENFEPQDNIGLFTPDEGEKGASITSCLKKIADKYGIVVTGSSLQLGSSSPINEYLRLQADNMGMELALKPLPLRIEDDMLPLVVQYTDGSFAILEEKVGRRLTLWNGNQEIIRNKKSDFSEFKDWSCSLKPIFETDRVPFLSSMWFMGQIGKMWPMYSQVILATVLIHCFTLVIPLLMGIFYDRILPNLAENSLRVLVTGAIIVLAFDYILKNVRTSLVEKAALRVEQDAEPQLLSLFLDTTYAKLPISAGHLAHAVQEFSRIKSLFTTQLVVGSIDFFFLFFFLFIIYLNSGMLFMVPAVTSFLVLIVAIVYGFFIDTNVSAQSKLQSRKTSFLNEIFNGVESIKITNAARLFVSRWASEIEKSGEMASKYRIAQSRCSMTTGFLGQLNSAGLLIVAFFLIKNGDMSSGGLLATMVLSGRCIAVSASMSNLITSYLFARRSYKDLCKILMLEKESNETRQFKIQQLGGGVRFDSVSFRYQPESPYALENVSFETRAGEKVGIIGPMGSGKSTLLKLLAGLAEPGEGLIMLDGHNMAHLNIEKVREFVGVVPQSPVLFHGTLELNLLMGSRTATQKSLQQALTISGINKFVSKHPLGLKMPILEGGKNLSRGQRQAIAVARALISNPPLLLLDEPTSSMDSTQERMLINQIKSTMADKSIFVVTHRPQILEVVDRILVVDQGRIVADGPRDEIIRKLSGPAPAKQG